The genomic segment GTCCCTCAATTGGAATGCTGACGTAGTCAGATTGGTCCTTTGAAAGCTTGGTGAGCCTGGCTCCAAGCTTTCCCAAGTGAAGTGCTGCGACCTTCTCATCCAAATGCTTGGGAAGAACGTACACCTTCTTCTCGTACTTGCCGCTTGACTTCTCGTTCCAGAGCTCGAGCTGGGCAATCACCTGGTTGGTGAAAGAGCAAGACATGACGAAACTAGGGTGACCAGTGGCACAGCCCAAGTTCATGAGACGACCCTCAGCCAAGACAATGATTCCGGTCTTGGTCTCTGGGAACACCCACCTGTCAGTCTGAGGCTTGATTGTGATACGCTTCACACCTGGGTAAGTCTCGAGTCCGAGCATGTCGATCTCGTTGTCAAAGTGACCAATGTTGCACACAATGGCGTTGTTCTTCATCTTGGTCATGTGGTCAACCATGATGATGTCCTTGTTACCGGTGGTGGTGACAAAGATGTCAGCTTCTGAGACAACATCCTCAAGGGTAAGAACCTGAAGACCTTCCATCAAAGCTTGAAGGGCACAGATAGGATCAATCTCAGTCACAATGACTCTGGCACCAGCAGTCTTCATGGCAGCAGCACAACCCTTTCCAACATCACCATATCCACAGACAACAGCAACCTTTCCAGCGATCATGACATCAGTGGCCCTCATGAGACCATCAGGGAGTGAGTGACGGCAACCGTACAAGTTGTCGAACTACAAGTAAAGAGCACAACTAGATTAGATAAGAGTACAACATCTCTATCAAAATTGTCAAAACGTTAATCTCCATAACACTGTAACCAAAAGATACTCGCTACTAAATAATATTAGTTACAAGAAACAGTTCAGATCCTAACGCATCAAAAACCACAGATCTATAAACGTGACGTATTGTAAAGGTGGTAAGTAGTGATCAATACCTTGCTCTTGGTGACAGAGTCGTTGACGTTAATAGCAGGGAACAAAAGAGTTCCGTTTTGCTGCATCTGGTAAAGCCTCTTAACACCAGTGGTGGTTTCCTCAGAGACACCAACAAGTCTCTCCTTCATCTTGTGGTACTTCTTGGGATCAACTTGAAGACCTTCCTTGATGATAGACAAGACGATCTGGAACTCAGGGTTATCAGTAGAAGTAGGATCAGGGACCTGAccagtcttctcaaagatctcCTCAGCCTTGACTCCCTCATGGATCAAAAGCGTGGCGTCACCACCATCGTCAACAATCAGGTCAGGGCCACCACCTGGACCCCAATCAAGAGCACGCTCCGTGCACCACCAGTACTCCTGAAGAGTCTCACCCTTCCAGGCGAAAACAGCGGCGGAGTCACGAGCGATCGCGGCGGCGGCGTGGTCTTGGGTGGAGAAGATGTTGCAGGAACACCATCTGACCTCGGCGCCGAGAGCGGTTAGGGTTTCGATGAGTACGGCGGTTTGGATGGTCATGTGAAGAGATCCGGTGATTCTAGCGCCTTTGAATGGCTGAGAAGGACCGAACTCAGTACGGCAAGCCATGAGTCCAGGCATCTCAACTTCGGCGAGCTCGAGTTCGAGACGACCGAAATCGGCTTGGGACATGTCTTTGACCTTGTATTCACGGCCACTTGAGGTCTTCTCAACGAGCAACGCCATCGTTGAAAGGGGAATCTCAGATATGGTTTTTAGATCTGAGATTTGAAAAAAACGAAAggggcagagagagagagagagagaagagtgtgTGCGAGGAGAAGAGAAAGGGGAGTGTGAGAGTATATATAGATGAGGTCAAATTGGAATGAACGGTTCAGATTGTTTTGAGGGTTTGGTGGATCTGGTAGAAGTTGGTAATCCCGTATATGGCGGAACACGCTGCACGAGCAGCATGACTCGTGTTTGTGAGCTTTGTCGTGGGTTAATCGGACGGTGGTTTGGGAGGAATAGCCACGTGgttgtattttatttgttgtggCGAATCGTATAGATCGTAGTTATGACTTATTTTAATTGAGAACCTTAACGGGCCTTCGCGGTAGCCCACCAATGATGAATAGTTTTTCGATGACTATTCAAGAATCGTCAACTATGTACAATAGAAGGTTTTATTTCCTCAGCATAAGTATAATTATTTACTGCATATTTCTGTTCATTTCCATTTTAGAAGTTACTACATATTAAAacagaatatatttttgttaaaaacatttattgtaAGATCATTAAAAATCATTGTAAATCTTATCATTTCCATATATTAGTTAAGAgtgtttaatattaataaatactcCCTCAGTTATACGAAATATGTAATTTTGACATAATTCAtacagattttaaaaaaaaaactttgaatcaTACATGTATTTTTTGACTAAGTGAtagtttaaattcaatgaaaaaaaaatttgttttaagggtATATTAGAAACTTTAgtgtaaaaaaatcatattaaaaaaaataaattgacaaaatttttgaatgacattttttttttaaagaaacaaagtattttttttttggtaggaaaagaaacaaagtaatAAACACATATGTAAGTTACTTACAACGATATTTTACGCTATAAATGCATTCACCACCACCATATTGCAGCATTCACCATGGGCACATGATATTGAGATGGTTGCTTAGAGTTTATTGTCACCAAGGAACATGTGTTATTCAAATATACGGAACGACGTGCATTGGAGTAGCCGGTCTCTTAGCGAATGTATCCACAAAAGTCATGACTAGCAATATGTAAGATATATGCAGTGTAATTTCATTGGTCACAAAATATGATTTCTTATTCTTGCTCACTTAATTAAATGCCAAGAATATAGAGAAGCAGACCAAGAGtgataataaaagaaaaaacacatctAAAGAGTATAAATGATCAACCTAAAAAGGAGGAGATCTTTTAGAATTTGAATATCTTCTCAATTTACCCATCTTCCTTTCAGTTCGTTCGATTAGACAACTTAACCAGATTAACTGAATCATGGTTCAACAACTAAGCtcaaaatactttaaaatcagAGTTCATCATCCCGCTTGTATAAGTTTAGATCACTCACTCGAATTGGCTTCCGCTCTAGTGTATCATTTTCACTCTAAAGTCGCTTAAATTGCATCATCATTCTTCTGCCATGAATTCCCCATGTTTGCAATCATTTAATTATGAGATCTCGTTCGTCTCATTGGCCCACGAGAGACGTCCCATGTTCTCCGCTTATTGTAACggcatatatataaataaatgctTTAGATCCACGACATGTGaccttttctgttttgttttgttttttttttgtttttttttttaaaaaaaaatatttatcaactTTAGCTAATGGTTTATTCATACTTCAAAACATCTTGTTTATAAGATCTGTCAATAATATCATACGGAAATTTATTCAGACACTATATAGTATCATACGGAAGTAGAGAATGTCACCCTCAATATACGGAAAAACTGAAATCTGCAACTTTTTATCTACTAGTGGATATATAGTGTAAATTTATGATTCGGTCCaaattttttagaaactttaAATACCAGTATGAATCCATATTAAAGTtgggtttgaaaaaaaaacaataacttgTTTTTTAAGAATAGAATATTTAACAGGTGCAAATAAAATAGACACCAAGCGTTTACACTTAGTGGCATAGTGACTGTGTGTGTGCTGTTTTGGATCTGGACCTGCGCGTGTAGAAGCGTCGGTGGATCTGATCACAAAACCAGatttttaataaactaatacTAGACATTACGTTGTGATTTAGAAAGAATTGTAATATTTCAAGCAACCGACAGTGAGAATCATAGCTATTACGTGGGGGATATgcgtttctttttctctttgtgtcCATACGATGCAGATCTCATACATGgttctccttttttttgtttacaaatttataaagtattgtatgaattttaaaaaggtttaatcGTTCTCGATAGAAACGACATATATGTTGCTATTAAACGAATAATGTATGCTTTACTATTAATAGTCAATCTCCATAATGTTTCACATTTGGGTCATACATAACAAGCAACATGTGAACTGTAGTAGTATAAATAAGTTCAAAACTGTTGGTACTGATAATCCCAAAGACTTTAAGCAATCAAAAGgttatttaacaaattttacttGGAAGTTATGGAACTGGTAGTGCATTGTGGTAGGTTTATGAAATCAATTACACGAAGTAAGAGTACTCGATCGATTACGACATTCGATCCTATTCAATCGACCGGAAAAGGACAACACTCTTGTGGTGTCGATTTCAGTGTAGCCTTTGgcaccaaaaataatatttctgttATAAACCACTTTACGGATGGACTTCATAACCAGGCCCATACACGGCCCGTACATGGCCCATGTTCGTCCAAGGCCATAAGGTCCATCGGCCTTATCCATTTATCTAGGTCGGGTTAGTACTTCTAATGTAATTGGGCTTTGcccttgactatatatatatatatatatatatatatatataacctcgAGTTTGATCAatgaataagaacaagagaattcCTTCTTTcgattctctagtttacaacacgttatcagcacgatcgtTCTAAAGATCCAGCtgagtaaaaccctaaaatcctaaCCACCGCCGTTCATCTTTCTTCCCCCATCAAAACCTTAAACCACCACCGCCTCCTTCCCTTGTTCGTGGTTACTATCGGCGATCGGTTCTTGCTCGAGATACATCCGAGTTCATAGTTTGTTCCTGTCCGGGGTGAGTTCTGTTCGGGTTCTGATCAAGACTTGTTCGGTTCCTGCTCGTGTTCGTGACCGAGTTCTATTCGATTCCTGTCCGAGGTTCGTGATCGAGAGAGAGGTACAACCGAGGTCTtttagctcccggttcataACCAGTCAGACCCCAATCAGTGAAAGGTAAATAAGATCTGGAACCCTCTTAGAACCATAATCGAACTTGATCTAATTAAATCTATTGGAACCTTAAAATATCTACAAGCAAACAAACCAACTAGCAAAAGCTTAAGATCCCTAAactataaaactttaaaatcggaTTATGTGGTATTTAGGATTGCTAGATTGATTGTGAATTGAACCTATTGATCACGATTAAAATTCGGTTGGTTGTTATTGCTTGATTGTTTCATATGTTGCATGCATCTTTAAGATTAAACTTGAATCTTGTATAGATAGAAATTTGAATCGATTATAGCACAAATTGTTCTTGTAAAATTTCGGCTGCATGAACCATAAACCCAAGCACATAGACTTGTTCTAGGTTGTTAAAATTATTAGGAtaacttccaaataaaatttagtaattatccttaacttaaaaatattttctaaaaatattttcctaattaagaaaaaggaaatctcTAAAAACatctaagaaaaggaaattgttgcatgctagtttctatctagttttgtttgtttttcatgcATACCAAAAGCCGAAAATATTAAGTGAAAggcaaggcatggttcggtctcaaataccgcatggcctaaggcatggttcggtcttaaataccgcatgacctattaattgattgcatggttcggtctcaaacaccgcatgctaatgatcggttgtctatttctgttttatgcAGATGGCTAGGCTTAACAACCTAGACTATGCTGCCTTGAATGCTTCTGGAGACAACTACCTGCAAATGGCATTGAACACTAAGATCATGCTGAAGTCAAAGGACTTATTTGAGTGCATTGAGGAAGGTTTTGAACCATCCGACAAGCAAAATTACAAGGCCATTATGCATATGCGCCATCACCtagctgagagtctcaagaatcagTACCTCACCATAGAGAATCCTCTTGAACTTTGGACAGAGCTTAAACGCAGATACAGACACCAACaaacggtgctcctaccaaaggctcaattcgattggaaaaacctaaggttCCAGGACTACAAATCCGTGGAtaagtataactcagagctttttaggattgtcttactccttaggttgtgtggtactgaggtGACAGAGAAAGagttgctagagaagacattgtcTACTTTTATAACTCACAACATACTACTTCAGCAACAGTACCGtgaaaaaaggttttaaaacctaTGGGGCCCTAATCTCATGTTTGCTACTAgttgagcagaacaatgagctgTTGTTGATGAATAGTGCTATAAGACCTCCTGGTgcagccccattaccagaagcacacAAGGTAGATGTGACAAAGCAAAATTCTAATGAGCCTAAAGAGCCCAAGGAGACCAACtatgtccacagagaaagacattatggccgtggccgtggtggtagaggacgtggtggtcgtggacATTACCAAGCTAGCCGCTTTGATGGTTATGGCTGTGGAggtcgtggccgtggtggtaggggccgtgggtcctttaaaccacaaaacaaggctaaatcggtttgtcatCAATGTGGTATGTCTAACCATTGGGCCAAGAATTGCAGAACACCTAAGCATcttattgatgcatatcaagaagtcttgaagaagaacccatAAGCCAACTATGTGCATCTTGATGGTGAAGATGacttcgaccatgagaatgatgattcaCTAGCATATGAGACTTCCGATTGCCTTAAAGATGATGATTAAATTTCgggttttattttggtttaattttatgattttatggtaatgtattggataattattttggtttaaattcaatgattttatttcgatatttatttgcttgttttattaaagtttaaaacaaaattattgtcattAAAGAAATGTCCGAGGATATGAGTgtactagtggtggacagtggatccagccacacaatattgaaagacaaaagatatttcataaacctcataatgaaaagtgccaatgttagtacattTGTGGATATAGCAAGCTTAATAGAAGGCTACGACCAAGCTCATATattattacct from the Camelina sativa cultivar DH55 chromosome 12, Cs, whole genome shotgun sequence genome contains:
- the LOC104732313 gene encoding adenosylhomocysteinase 1; this translates as MALLVEKTSSGREYKVKDMSQADFGRLELELAEVEMPGLMACRTEFGPSQPFKGARITGSLHMTIQTAVLIETLTALGAEVRWCSCNIFSTQDHAAAAIARDSAAVFAWKGETLQEYWWCTERALDWGPGGGPDLIVDDGGDATLLIHEGVKAEEIFEKTGQVPDPTSTDNPEFQIVLSIIKEGLQVDPKKYHKMKERLVGVSEETTTGVKRLYQMQQNGTLLFPAINVNDSVTKSKFDNLYGCRHSLPDGLMRATDVMIAGKVAVVCGYGDVGKGCAAAMKTAGARVIVTEIDPICALQALMEGLQVLTLEDVVSEADIFVTTTGNKDIIMVDHMTKMKNNAIVCNIGHFDNEIDMLGLETYPGVKRITIKPQTDRWVFPETKTGIIVLAEGRLMNLGCATGHPSFVMSCSFTNQVIAQLELWNEKSSGKYEKKVYVLPKHLDEKVAALHLGKLGARLTKLSKDQSDYVSIPIEGPYKPPHYRY